The Glutamicibacter mishrai DNA window TCGGAGATCTTTACGGCCTGGGTGCCCTTGCCGGCACCTGGAGGTCCAATGATTAGCAGTCGACTCATCGCAGTAGCCCTTCATAGTTTCGTTGCTGCATTTGAGCATTGATTTGCTTGACGGTTTCCAATCCCACACCAACCATAATGAGGATCGATGTTCCGCCAAATGGGAAGCTCTGATCAGCGTTGAACAGCACGAAGGCAATCAGTGGGATCAACGCAACGAACGCGAGGTACAGCGCGCCCGGGAAGGTAATACGTGAAATCACGTACTGAAGGTATTCGGCGGTCGGACGTCCAGCGCGAATGCCTGGAATGAATCCGCCGTACTTCTTCATGTTGTCAGCCACCTCAACCGGGTTGAAGGTGATCGCGACGTAGAAGTACGCGAAGCCGATGATCATCAGCGTGTAGACCAGCATGTACCACGGCGAGGAGGTCGATGAGTGCTCCTGCAGCCACATGGCCCACTGCGGCAGGGTGCCGTCGTCGTTCTGGTTGAACTGCACCAGCATCTGCGGCAGAGCCAAGATCGAGCTGGCGAAGATCACGGGGATCACGTTGGCCATGTTCAGCTTCAGCGGGATGTAGGTGGAGGTGCCGCCAACGGTGCGTCGGCCCACGGTGCGCTTGGCGTACTGGACCGGGACGCGGCGCTGGGACTGCTCCACGAAGACCACCAGTGCCACGATGACCAAGCCCACCAGCAGGACGCCGATGAAGGTCATGATGCCCTGGGACTGCATGATCGTGCCCATTGCGGATGGGAAGCCCGAAGCAATGGAGATGAAGATCAGGATGGACATGCCGTTGCCGATACCGCGTTCGGTGATCAACTCGCCCATCCACATGATCAGACCGGTGCCTGCGGTAAGAGTGATGACCATCAACAGGATCACGATCAACGAATCATCCGGGACCAGCGGCAGCGAGCAGCTCGGGAAGAGGCTGCCGGTGCGGGCCAGGGTCACCAGGGTGGTTCCCTGCAGCAAGGCCAGGGCGATGGTGAGGTAACGCGTGTACTGCGTCAGCTTGGCTTGGCCGGCTTGGCCTTCCTTGTGCAGGGTCTCGAAGTGCGGGATCACCACACGAAGCAGCTGGGTGATGATGGACGCCGTAATGTACGGCATGATGCCCATGGCAAAAATGGAGACCTGCAACAGGGCGCCGCCACTGAACAGGTTCACGAACGAATAAAGTCCACCGGTGGTTTCACCCATTGCCAGACACTGCTGAACGTTGCTGTAATCAATGCCCGGAGCGGGAATGAATACACCGACACGATAGATCGCAATGATCCCAAGCGTGAACAGCAACTTGTTGCGCAGATCAGGCGTCCGAAAAACTCGGGCTATGGCGCTGAACAAGCGTCCTCCTGAAGTATGTGCTTGAGCCTAGGAAGAGATACTTCCTATGACCTAACGATTCTAGCCGTGAACAGTACTATCCTACCAAATACGCCACACGAATTAGACGCAAATGTTTATGGACAGAAATGTTTATGGCCTGATCAACCAAGCATTGGATATGTTCTTGGAAAGTTTCTCGCCGATAGCAGAATGGTCCCGGTCCGCGTCGATTACTCAACGCGAACCGGGACCATTCAAAGGCTAACCCTGAATTAGAGGGTGTTTGCCGAGCCGCCAGCAGCAGCGATCTTCTCGGCTGCGGAAGTCGAGAAGGCGTCAACCTTCACGTCAACCTTAACCGTGATGTCGCCGGTACCCAGTACCTTGACAGGCTGGTTCTTGCGAACAGCGCCCTTGGCAACCAGTGCCTCAACGGTGACTTCGCCACCTTCTGGGAACAATTCCGAGATCTTGTCCAGGTTTACAACCTGGAACTCGACGCGGAATGGGTTCTTGAAGCCGCGCAGCTTTGGCAGACGCATGTGCAGCGGAAGCTGACCACCTGCGAAGCCTGCCTTCACCTGGTAACGAGCCTTGGTACCCTTGGTACCGCGACCTGCGGTCTTACCCTTAGAACCTTCACCACGACCCACGCGGGTCTTGGCAGTCTTTGCACCCTCAGCTGGGCGCAGGTGGTGAATCTTCAGTGCTTTTTCTTCAGCCATCTCTACTTCGCCTCCTCAACCTTCAACAGGTGTGGGACCTTGTTGACCATACCAACAGTCACAGGGTCAGCGGAGCGGACAACGGTCTGTCCGATGCGCTTCAGGCCCAACGAGCGAACAACGTCGCGCTGGGACTGGTTACCACCGATGATGGACTTGATCTGGGTGATTTCCAGCTTGGCGTCGCTTGGAACAATGTTCTTAGCCATTGATTAAGCACCTGCCTTCTGGCTCTGGATGTGACGCAGCATTGCTGCTGGTGCAACCTCGTCCAGCGGAAGACCGCGGCGAGCTGCAACAGCCTGTGGCTCCTCAAGAGCCTTCAGTGCAGCAATGGTGCCCTGAACGATGTTGATCTGGTTGCTAGAACCCATCGACTTCGACAGGATGTCGTGGATACCTGCGCACTCCAACACGGCGCGCACTGGACCACCGGCGATAACACCGGTACCAGGAGCAGCTGGACGAAGCATGACGACGCCAGCGGCGGCCTCACCCTTGACCAGGTGTGGAATGGTGGTGCCAACGCGTGGAACGCGGAAGAAGGACTTCTTAGCCTCTTCAACGCCCTTGGCGATAGCAGCAGGAACTTCCTTGGCCTTACCGTAGCCAACGCCTACCAGACCGTTGCCGTCGCCAACAACGACAAGTGCGGTGAAGCTGAAGCGACGACCACCCTTGACGACCTTGGATACGCGGTTGATAGCTACAACGCGCTCAAGGAACTTGTCCTTGTCTTCGTTGCGGTTATCCTTCTGGTCACGGCCACGGCCGCGGCCTTCGCCACGTCCACGACCTTCACCACGACCGCGGCCTTCGCCGCGACGGGATCCAGCGTTCTCGGTAGCGGGAGCCGATGCAGTCTCGACTGCTTCAGTAGCTTCAGACACCTGAGTTTCCTTCTTGTTGGTTGCTTCGCTCACAGTGCCAGCCCACCTTCACGTGCGCCGTCAGCAACAGCAGCCACGCGACCGTGGTACTTGTTGCCACCGCGGTCGAAGACTACTGCTTCGATGCCAGCAGCCTTGGCGCGCTCTGCAACGAGCTGGCCAATCTGCTTAGCCTTGGCGGTCTTGTCGGCTTCGCTTGCACGAAGCTCGGCTTCCATGGTCGAAGCGCTGGCCAGGGTGATACCCTGCGAGTCGTCTACGATCTGTACGAAGATGTGACGAGCCGAGCGGTTGACAACCAGGCGTGGACGAACGGTGGTACCAACGATGTGCTTGCGCAAACGCTGGTGACGACGACCGCGCTGAGCGGACTTGCTCTTGCCCTTGATTCCGATAGCCATGATTACTTACCAGCCTTTCCGACCTTGCGGCGGATGATCTCGCCAGCGTAACGGATACCCTTGCCCTTGTAAGGCTCGGTCTTACGCAGCTTGCGGATGTTGGCGGCAACTTCACCGACGTGCTGCTTATCAATACCAGCAACGGTGATCTTGTTGTTGCCCTCGACCGAGTAGGTGATGCCGTCAACGGCAGCAACCTTCACTGGGTGCGAGTAACCCAGAGCAAGCTCCAGGTCAGCGCCCTTGGCCTGTACGCGGTAACCGGTACCGTGGATTTCGAGCTTCTTCTCGTAACCCTCGGTCACACCGATGATCATGTTGTTGATCAGGGTGCGGGTCAAACCGTGCAGCGAACGAGCCTCGCGGGAATCGTTCGGGCGAACAACGGTAACAGTGTTCTCGTCCTTGGAAACGGTGATCGGAGCCGAAACGGTGATCGAAAGTTCACCCTTTGGTCCCTTTACGGCGACCAGCTGGCCGTCGATGTTCAACTCAACGTTGGCAGGAACGGTGATCGGAAGACGTCCAATACGTGACATTGTATGTTTCTCCCTTCCCGTTACCAGACGTAGGCGAGGACTTCCCCACCCACGCCCTTCTTTGCAGCCTGACGGTCAGTAAGCAGACCGGAGGAGGTGGACAGGATCGCGATACCAAGGCCACCGAGCACGTGAGGCAGGTTGGTGGACTTTGCGTAAACGCGAAGACCTGGCTTGGAGATACGACGTACGCCAGCGATTGAACGCTCACGCGATGGGCCGTACTTCAAAGTGATAGTCAGAGTCTTGCCGACTTCTGCTGCAACTTCCTCGAACGAGGCAATGTAGCCCTGTTCCTTCAGGATGTTAGCAATGCGTACCTTGAGCTTGCTCGACGGCATCGACACAGTGTCGTGGTATGCCGAGTTAGCGTTACGCAGACGAGTCAGCATATCTGCGACTGGATCTGTCATAGACATGTGGGCTTCAGCCCTTCCTCGTTACGGTTTCCTTAGCGGACCTGTAACGTAGTGAGATTAGTTGTTGGTCTTGAATGGGAAGCCCAGAGCCTTAAGCAAGGCACGGCCTTCGTCATCAGTCTTGGCGGTGGTCACCACAGTGATGTCCATACCGCGCACGCGATCGA harbors:
- the rplF gene encoding 50S ribosomal protein L6, with the protein product MSRIGRLPITVPANVELNIDGQLVAVKGPKGELSITVSAPITVSKDENTVTVVRPNDSREARSLHGLTRTLINNMIIGVTEGYEKKLEIHGTGYRVQAKGADLELALGYSHPVKVAAVDGITYSVEGNNKITVAGIDKQHVGEVAANIRKLRKTEPYKGKGIRYAGEIIRRKVGKAGK
- the rpsE gene encoding 30S ribosomal protein S5, translated to MSEATEAVETASAPATENAGSRRGEGRGRGEGRGRGEGRGRGRDQKDNRNEDKDKFLERVVAINRVSKVVKGGRRFSFTALVVVGDGNGLVGVGYGKAKEVPAAIAKGVEEAKKSFFRVPRVGTTIPHLVKGEAAAGVVMLRPAAPGTGVIAGGPVRAVLECAGIHDILSKSMGSSNQINIVQGTIAALKALEEPQAVAARRGLPLDEVAPAAMLRHIQSQKAGA
- the rpsH gene encoding 30S ribosomal protein S8, with protein sequence MSMTDPVADMLTRLRNANSAYHDTVSMPSSKLKVRIANILKEQGYIASFEEVAAEVGKTLTITLKYGPSRERSIAGVRRISKPGLRVYAKSTNLPHVLGGLGIAILSTSSGLLTDRQAAKKGVGGEVLAYVW
- the rpmD gene encoding 50S ribosomal protein L30, with amino-acid sequence MAKNIVPSDAKLEITQIKSIIGGNQSQRDVVRSLGLKRIGQTVVRSADPVTVGMVNKVPHLLKVEEAK
- the rplR gene encoding 50S ribosomal protein L18, which translates into the protein MAIGIKGKSKSAQRGRRHQRLRKHIVGTTVRPRLVVNRSARHIFVQIVDDSQGITLASASTMEAELRASEADKTAKAKQIGQLVAERAKAAGIEAVVFDRGGNKYHGRVAAVADGAREGGLAL
- the secY gene encoding preprotein translocase subunit SecY is translated as MFSAIARVFRTPDLRNKLLFTLGIIAIYRVGVFIPAPGIDYSNVQQCLAMGETTGGLYSFVNLFSGGALLQVSIFAMGIMPYITASIITQLLRVVIPHFETLHKEGQAGQAKLTQYTRYLTIALALLQGTTLVTLARTGSLFPSCSLPLVPDDSLIVILLMVITLTAGTGLIMWMGELITERGIGNGMSILIFISIASGFPSAMGTIMQSQGIMTFIGVLLVGLVIVALVVFVEQSQRRVPVQYAKRTVGRRTVGGTSTYIPLKLNMANVIPVIFASSILALPQMLVQFNQNDDGTLPQWAMWLQEHSSTSSPWYMLVYTLMIIGFAYFYVAITFNPVEVADNMKKYGGFIPGIRAGRPTAEYLQYVISRITFPGALYLAFVALIPLIAFVLFNADQSFPFGGTSILIMVGVGLETVKQINAQMQQRNYEGLLR
- the rplO gene encoding 50S ribosomal protein L15, encoding MAEEKALKIHHLRPAEGAKTAKTRVGRGEGSKGKTAGRGTKGTKARYQVKAGFAGGQLPLHMRLPKLRGFKNPFRVEFQVVNLDKISELFPEGGEVTVEALVAKGAVRKNQPVKVLGTGDITVKVDVKVDAFSTSAAEKIAAAGGSANTL